One region of Paucibacter aquatile genomic DNA includes:
- a CDS encoding metallophosphoesterase family protein: MPRFLHTADWQIGRWFSSFDPEDALPLAEARLAAVERLAALACTHEVDAVLVAGDVFDAQTVSERTIRRMFNAMAGFSGPWVLISGNHDAALAESVWTRARRLGAVPAHVHLALRPEPLLLEACRTAILPAPLSQRHTYGDSTAWFDAVETPAGWLRLGLAHGSVQGILAESMVDATNPIAPDRAARARLDYLALGDWHGGKRIEARCWYSGTPEPDRFKANDSGQALLVEIDAPGAEPRVQALRTAQFDWLELSASLRVASDLDGLLQRLEALPAHTVLSLRLEGQLALDLHQRLNAALAVLRGRLRHLSVEASALSLAPTDEDIAALQADGYLAEVIAELRELGAAGPAPSSEEPGEAEIAREALALLTATLAQRRRELSA, translated from the coding sequence ATGCCCAGATTCCTGCACACCGCCGATTGGCAGATCGGCCGCTGGTTCAGCAGCTTCGATCCCGAGGATGCCTTGCCCCTGGCCGAAGCGCGCTTGGCGGCCGTGGAGCGGCTGGCCGCACTGGCCTGTACACACGAGGTCGATGCGGTGCTGGTGGCCGGCGATGTGTTCGATGCGCAGACGGTGTCGGAGCGAACGATACGCCGCATGTTCAACGCCATGGCAGGCTTCAGCGGGCCCTGGGTGCTGATCTCGGGCAACCACGATGCGGCCCTGGCTGAAAGCGTGTGGACGCGTGCCCGGCGCCTGGGCGCGGTGCCGGCCCATGTGCATCTGGCCCTACGGCCCGAGCCCTTGCTGCTGGAAGCCTGCCGCACGGCCATCCTGCCGGCGCCGCTGAGCCAACGTCATACCTACGGGGACAGCACAGCCTGGTTCGACGCGGTCGAGACGCCGGCGGGCTGGTTGCGCCTGGGCCTGGCGCATGGCAGCGTGCAGGGCATCCTGGCCGAGTCCATGGTCGACGCGACCAACCCGATCGCGCCGGACCGCGCAGCGCGTGCGCGCCTGGACTACCTGGCCCTGGGCGACTGGCATGGCGGCAAGCGCATCGAGGCTCGCTGCTGGTACAGCGGCACGCCCGAGCCGGATCGATTCAAGGCCAATGACTCGGGGCAGGCCCTGCTGGTGGAGATCGACGCACCCGGTGCGGAGCCGCGCGTGCAGGCGCTGCGCACGGCGCAGTTCGACTGGCTGGAGCTGTCCGCCAGCCTGCGCGTGGCCAGCGATCTGGACGGCTTGCTGCAGCGCCTGGAGGCCTTGCCGGCCCACACCGTGTTGAGCTTGCGGCTCGAAGGCCAGCTGGCGCTGGACCTGCATCAGCGCTTGAATGCCGCACTGGCCGTGTTGCGGGGGCGCCTGCGCCACCTGAGCGTGGAGGCCTCGGCCCTGAGCTTGGCGCCGACCGACGAGGACATCGCCGCCCTGCAGGCCGATGGCTATCTAGCCGAGGTGATTGCGGAGCTGCGCGAACTGGGAGCGGCCGGACCGGCACCAAGCTCTGAGGAGCCGGGCGAGGCCGAGATCGCCCGCGAGGCCCTGGCCTTGCTGACTGCCACTCTGGCCCAGCGCCGCAGGGAGCTGTCGGCATGA
- the recC gene encoding exodeoxyribonuclease V subunit gamma yields the protein MSALPSTDITPGLLVLHGNRAELLGDAVFEWLRRSPLRPLEEEVLLVQSNGVAEWLKMQLASLRGICAATRVELPARFMWRSYRQLLGRETVPPQSPLDKLPLTWRLMRLLPELLESAASDPQAAEVYAPLADFLRRGGLDRRLQLAQRLADLYDQYQIYRSDWLDAWGLGHDVLPAQLAPAGEQLDLRQAPPLAPDQRWQAWLWRALLQPLSAAERAGTRPVLHQRFMQALQDESQPPRGLPRRLVLFGMTHVPQQTLQALAALARHCQVILALPNPCRYHWADIIDGRELLRQQLREQRRRQPLRQGRDLAELPLEEMHAHAHPLLAAWGRQGRDFVRALDAFDDAVQTQARFPAAKIDLFDEAAAEGEGGSLLQQVQARIRDLVPLAEHAGYGRSAPEPALLQDRSIVFHIAHGAQREVEILHDQLLSLLAAPPPPGLPKLQPRDIVVMLPDVEGFAPAIRSVFGQYARSDARHIPFDIADLSERGNNPLMVALEWLLRLPQARCTASELRDLLDVPGLALRFGLEPADLPRLAQWISGAGIRWGLNAEQRASLGLAACGEQNSWAFGLRRMLLGFASGQGEAYQGIEPYGEIGGLEAHLAGSLADLLGALLDWQAQSASLATPAEWAARGRALLETFFEASDERERLSLAALNAGLSAWLEACEAAGFVDQPVDLAVAREAWLDGVDEPGLNKRFRAGGVTFCTLMPMRAVPFEVVCLLGMNDGDYPRRSTRSDFDLMGLPGQLRPGDRSRRLDDRQLLLEALLSARRQLYISWSGRSARDNSEQPPSVLVSQLRDYLAAGWGQGLPEALSTEHPLQPFSRRYFEQPADPRRFTHAREWRDAHLQAEPLSSESIGMDAAAEEEQAPLKLATLVSFLRNPVREFFRRRLNVHFEDAEDEAGEDAEAFALDGLQDHSLLAGLLDQVLNAQEQRLQSAAPPLNQGDLAALIRLQAARLQRAGRLPMAELGRREEQRLAEELLPMLDRWLRLQADYPDAAPKAPLRLGPLDDWLDGLQQAGEGLFAERVWLQLLPSRLCGKAAAKGKPPALRMERLIAPWVRMLAASSCGFDTVPGVLVGRDAWLQLQPLGQEEAQPLLADLIALWQQGMQEPLPLAPKTALAFLDTEKGKPVEVFEGGGFASAGRQAMPGEGEEMSLTRVYPSYAALSADGRFADLAQRLFGPLRAWAEQGVVMQLHEAVQGDVSNLEAQP from the coding sequence ATGAGCGCACTCCCATCCACCGACATCACCCCCGGCCTGCTGGTCCTGCACGGCAACCGCGCCGAGCTGCTGGGCGATGCGGTGTTCGAGTGGCTGCGCCGCAGCCCTTTGCGCCCGCTGGAAGAAGAAGTGCTGCTGGTGCAGAGCAATGGCGTGGCCGAGTGGCTGAAGATGCAGCTGGCCAGCCTGCGCGGCATTTGCGCCGCCACCCGGGTGGAGCTGCCCGCCCGCTTCATGTGGCGCAGCTACCGCCAGCTGCTGGGCCGCGAGACCGTGCCGCCGCAGTCGCCGCTGGACAAGCTGCCGCTGACCTGGCGGCTGATGCGCTTGTTGCCCGAACTGCTGGAATCAGCGGCATCCGACCCGCAAGCGGCCGAGGTCTACGCGCCCCTGGCTGATTTTCTGCGGCGCGGTGGCCTGGACCGGCGCCTGCAGCTGGCCCAGCGCCTGGCTGACCTGTACGACCAGTACCAGATCTACCGCAGCGACTGGCTGGACGCTTGGGGCCTCGGCCACGATGTGCTGCCCGCCCAGCTGGCCCCGGCCGGTGAACAGCTGGACCTGCGCCAAGCCCCGCCGCTGGCGCCCGATCAACGCTGGCAGGCCTGGCTCTGGCGTGCCTTGCTGCAGCCGCTCTCGGCGGCCGAGCGGGCCGGCACGCGGCCGGTGCTGCACCAGCGCTTCATGCAGGCGCTGCAGGACGAGAGCCAGCCGCCGCGCGGCTTGCCGCGCCGCCTGGTTCTGTTCGGCATGACCCATGTGCCGCAGCAGACGCTGCAGGCCCTGGCCGCGCTGGCCCGCCACTGCCAGGTCATCCTGGCCCTGCCCAACCCCTGCCGCTACCACTGGGCAGACATCATCGACGGCCGCGAGCTGCTGCGCCAACAGCTTCGCGAGCAGCGCCGCCGCCAGCCCCTGCGCCAGGGCCGCGATCTGGCCGAGCTGCCGCTGGAGGAGATGCATGCCCACGCCCACCCCTTGCTGGCCGCCTGGGGCCGCCAGGGCCGCGATTTCGTGCGCGCGCTCGATGCCTTTGATGATGCGGTGCAGACCCAGGCCCGCTTTCCCGCGGCCAAGATCGACCTCTTCGATGAAGCTGCCGCTGAAGGCGAGGGCGGCAGCCTGCTGCAGCAGGTGCAGGCCCGCATCCGTGACCTGGTGCCCCTGGCCGAACATGCCGGCTACGGCCGCAGTGCGCCCGAGCCGGCCCTGCTGCAGGACCGCTCCATCGTCTTCCACATCGCCCACGGTGCCCAGCGCGAGGTTGAGATCCTGCACGACCAGCTCTTGAGCCTGCTGGCCGCGCCGCCACCGCCGGGCCTGCCGAAGCTGCAGCCGCGCGACATCGTCGTCATGCTGCCTGATGTCGAGGGCTTTGCGCCGGCCATCCGCTCGGTCTTCGGCCAGTACGCGCGCAGCGATGCGCGCCACATTCCTTTCGACATTGCCGACTTGAGCGAGCGCGGCAACAACCCGCTGATGGTGGCGCTGGAGTGGCTGCTGCGCCTGCCGCAAGCACGCTGCACCGCCAGCGAGCTGCGCGATCTGCTCGATGTGCCGGGCCTGGCCCTGCGCTTCGGTCTGGAGCCGGCCGATCTGCCGCGCCTGGCGCAGTGGATCAGCGGCGCCGGCATCCGCTGGGGCCTGAACGCCGAGCAGCGCGCCAGCCTGGGCCTGGCGGCCTGTGGCGAGCAGAACAGCTGGGCCTTCGGCCTGCGCCGCATGCTGCTGGGCTTTGCCAGCGGCCAGGGCGAGGCCTACCAGGGCATCGAGCCCTACGGCGAGATCGGCGGGCTGGAGGCGCATCTGGCCGGGTCGCTCGCCGATCTGCTCGGCGCCTTGCTGGACTGGCAGGCGCAGAGCGCCAGCCTGGCCACGCCGGCCGAGTGGGCGGCGCGCGGCCGCGCCTTGCTGGAGACTTTCTTCGAAGCCAGCGACGAGCGCGAACGCCTGAGCCTGGCGGCGCTGAACGCCGGCCTCTCGGCCTGGCTGGAGGCCTGCGAGGCGGCCGGTTTTGTGGATCAGCCGGTGGACCTGGCCGTGGCCCGCGAGGCCTGGCTGGACGGGGTGGACGAGCCCGGCCTGAACAAGCGCTTCCGCGCCGGTGGCGTCACCTTCTGCACCTTGATGCCCATGCGCGCCGTACCGTTTGAAGTGGTCTGCCTGCTCGGCATGAACGATGGCGACTACCCGCGCCGCAGCACCCGCAGCGATTTCGATTTGATGGGCCTGCCCGGTCAGCTGCGCCCGGGCGACCGCTCGCGTCGGCTGGACGACCGCCAGCTGCTGCTGGAGGCCTTGCTCTCGGCGCGGCGCCAGCTCTACATCAGCTGGAGCGGCCGCAGCGCGCGCGACAACAGCGAGCAGCCGCCCTCGGTGCTGGTCTCGCAGCTGCGCGACTATCTGGCCGCCGGCTGGGGTCAGGGCTTGCCCGAGGCGCTCAGCACCGAGCACCCGCTGCAGCCCTTCAGCCGCCGCTATTTCGAGCAGCCGGCCGACCCGCGCCGTTTCACGCATGCCCGTGAGTGGCGCGATGCGCATCTGCAAGCGGAGCCCTTGAGCAGCGAGTCCATCGGCATGGATGCCGCGGCCGAGGAGGAGCAAGCGCCGCTCAAGCTCGCCACCCTGGTCAGCTTTCTGCGCAACCCGGTGCGCGAGTTCTTCCGCCGCCGGCTCAATGTGCACTTCGAGGATGCGGAAGACGAGGCCGGCGAGGACGCCGAGGCCTTCGCGCTCGATGGCTTGCAAGACCACAGCCTGTTGGCCGGTCTGCTGGACCAGGTGCTCAATGCCCAGGAGCAGCGCCTGCAAAGCGCTGCGCCGCCTCTCAATCAGGGCGATCTGGCCGCGCTGATCCGCCTGCAGGCTGCCCGCCTGCAGCGCGCCGGCCGCCTGCCCATGGCCGAGCTGGGCCGCCGTGAAGAACAGCGCCTGGCCGAGGAACTGTTGCCCATGCTCGACCGCTGGCTGCGCCTGCAGGCCGACTACCCCGATGCCGCGCCCAAGGCCCCGCTGCGCCTGGGCCCGCTGGACGATTGGCTCGACGGGCTGCAACAGGCCGGCGAAGGCCTGTTTGCCGAGCGCGTGTGGCTGCAGCTGCTGCCCAGCCGCCTGTGCGGCAAGGCCGCAGCCAAAGGCAAGCCGCCGGCGCTGCGCATGGAGCGCCTGATCGCCCCCTGGGTGCGCATGTTGGCGGCCAGCAGCTGCGGGTTCGACACCGTGCCCGGCGTGCTGGTCGGGCGTGATGCCTGGCTGCAGCTGCAGCCGCTGGGCCAGGAGGAGGCGCAGCCCCTGCTGGCCGATCTGATCGCCCTGTGGCAGCAAGGCATGCAGGAGCCTTTGCCGCTGGCGCCCAAGACCGCGCTGGCTTTTCTCGATACCGAAAAAGGCAAGCCGGTCGAGGTCTTCGAGGGCGGCGGCTTTGCCTCGGCGGGGCGCCAGGCCATGCCGGGCGAGGGCGAGGAGATGAGCCTCACCCGCGTCTACCCCAGCTACGCCGCACTCAGCGCCGACGGCCGCTTTGCCGATCTGGCCCAGCGCCTCTTCGGCCCTCTGCGTGCCTGGGCCGAGCAAGGCGTGGTGATGCAGCTGCATGAAGCCGTGCAGGGCGATGTGTCGAACCTGGAGGCTCAGCCATGA
- the recD gene encoding exodeoxyribonuclease V subunit alpha: protein MDPITPSALQQELKAWVQNKWLRRLDAALAGFMHELDPQADAAVLLAVALLSHLEGRGHACLPLAQLCEDAPDLLGWGAEPAQRLAELNLPTTPAEWTQCLAASPLVWQPGAPDNHSPLVLQGQRLYLRRYWQYEQRVASQVLARVSATERLDTLALRAWLCRLFPIPAAGLDWQQLACAVALRSRLAVITGGPGTGKTYTAARLLALLFAVHAQRQTLRVALAAPTGKAAARLKQSIESALQGLAEALAPDFDLRELASHIGPARTLHALLGARPDTRAFRADAAHPLELDVLIVDEASMVHLEMMAALLEALPPGARLILLGDKDQLASVEAGAVLGDLCREAERGGYSAATAAFAQAATGQVLPAEYLQAERPQALAQATVMLRESRRFGGPIGQLALAVNRGDVAAAQGLMAQAEDQALLQLPAPEPADVLRLALQGRPGAPGGYASYLQALRQRPPAEAGLLAFEDWARWVLGEFERFRLLCAVRAGVWGTEGINLAVERALAEAGLLSRRGEWYEGRPLMVTRNDPSVGVFNGDIGIALKPHKLLDAQGLIPLRAYFLDGPQLRSVGVSRLNDVETAFAMTVHKSQGSEFEHTVLVLPEQGGSHLSRELVYTGITRARKFFTLVSPQAQTFHQALRQRTRRASGLLDLLAV from the coding sequence ATGGACCCGATCACGCCCTCCGCGCTGCAGCAGGAGTTGAAAGCCTGGGTGCAGAACAAGTGGTTGCGCCGCCTGGACGCGGCCCTGGCCGGCTTCATGCATGAGCTGGACCCGCAGGCCGATGCGGCCGTGCTGCTGGCCGTGGCCTTGCTCAGCCATCTGGAAGGGCGTGGCCATGCCTGCCTGCCCCTGGCGCAGCTCTGCGAGGACGCGCCCGACCTGCTGGGCTGGGGTGCCGAGCCGGCGCAACGTTTGGCGGAGCTGAACCTGCCGACGACGCCGGCCGAGTGGACGCAGTGTTTGGCGGCCAGCCCCCTGGTCTGGCAGCCCGGCGCGCCCGACAACCACAGCCCGCTGGTGCTGCAAGGCCAGCGCCTTTATCTGCGCCGTTACTGGCAGTACGAGCAGCGCGTGGCCAGCCAGGTGCTGGCGCGCGTGTCCGCGACCGAGCGGCTCGACACCTTGGCCTTGCGCGCCTGGCTGTGCCGCTTGTTCCCCATACCGGCCGCGGGCCTGGACTGGCAGCAACTGGCCTGTGCCGTGGCCTTGCGCAGCCGCCTGGCCGTCATCACCGGCGGCCCGGGCACGGGCAAGACCTACACGGCCGCGCGCCTGCTGGCTCTGCTGTTCGCCGTCCACGCGCAGCGCCAGACCCTGCGCGTGGCCCTAGCCGCCCCGACGGGCAAGGCGGCGGCGCGGCTCAAGCAGTCCATCGAGTCGGCCCTGCAAGGCCTGGCCGAGGCGCTGGCGCCGGACTTCGATCTGCGCGAGCTGGCCTCCCACATCGGCCCCGCGCGCACCCTGCACGCCTTGCTGGGCGCGCGGCCGGACACGCGCGCCTTCCGCGCCGATGCGGCCCATCCGCTGGAGTTGGATGTGCTGATCGTGGACGAGGCGTCCATGGTCCATCTGGAAATGATGGCGGCCTTGCTGGAGGCCTTGCCGCCCGGCGCACGCTTGATCCTGCTGGGCGACAAGGACCAGCTCGCCTCGGTGGAGGCCGGCGCGGTGCTGGGGGATCTCTGCCGCGAGGCCGAGCGTGGCGGCTACAGCGCGGCCACCGCGGCTTTTGCGCAGGCGGCGACGGGTCAGGTCTTGCCTGCCGAGTACTTGCAGGCCGAGCGGCCTCAAGCCCTGGCCCAGGCCACCGTGATGCTTCGCGAAAGCCGGCGTTTTGGTGGGCCGATCGGCCAGCTGGCCTTGGCGGTCAACCGCGGCGATGTGGCGGCGGCTCAAGGCTTGATGGCGCAAGCAGAAGATCAGGCCTTGCTGCAGCTGCCAGCGCCCGAGCCGGCCGATGTCTTGCGCCTGGCCCTGCAGGGGCGGCCCGGTGCGCCGGGCGGTTATGCCTCGTATTTGCAAGCCTTGCGCCAGCGCCCGCCGGCGGAGGCCGGCCTGCTGGCCTTTGAGGACTGGGCGCGTTGGGTGTTGGGCGAATTCGAGCGCTTTCGCCTGCTCTGCGCCGTGCGCGCCGGCGTCTGGGGCACCGAGGGGATCAATCTGGCGGTGGAGCGGGCTCTCGCCGAGGCGGGTCTGCTGAGCCGGCGCGGCGAGTGGTACGAGGGCCGGCCCCTCATGGTCACGCGCAACGACCCCAGCGTCGGCGTGTTCAACGGCGACATCGGCATCGCGCTCAAGCCGCACAAGCTGCTCGATGCCCAGGGCCTGATTCCCCTGCGCGCCTACTTCCTCGATGGCCCGCAGCTGCGCTCGGTGGGCGTGAGCCGCCTCAACGATGTGGAGACGGCGTTTGCGATGACGGTGCACAAATCCCAGGGCTCAGAGTTCGAGCACACGGTGTTGGTGCTGCCCGAGCAGGGTGGCAGCCATCTGAGCCGCGAGCTGGTCTACACCGGCATCACCCGCGCCCGCAAGTTCTTCACCCTGGTCAGCCCCCAGGCCCAGACCTTCCACCAAGCCTTGCGCCAGCGCACCCGGCGGGCCAGTGGCCTGCTGGACTTGCTGGCTGTTTGA
- the recB gene encoding exodeoxyribonuclease V subunit beta, whose product MIAFVNTPGIPLDPLSFPLWGSRLIEASAGTGKTWTIAALYLRLVLGHGGEEAAFERPLQPAEILVMTFTRAATRELSDRIRARLLEAARVFRGELAAPDGLLQALLEAYPEGPGRRAAAWRLAAAAEGMDEAAVHTIDAWCQRMLREHAFDSGCLFDEELVANERLLLDGATQDYWRQQVYPLAGEQLDAVFEVWPGVAALGADAQALMAQELDQASEGAGFQQALPGSLGALIEALQARRREALALLKDGWVERAEAMQRWIDVQLAPKQCAFDKRKLATRHYTAWLKTLAEWALDPEQETLELSDSALKRLPLRGMKEALKPDAAEPDWPPEFAAFEELLAGLAALPSASAPLRLHAALHIRDRLAELKRQDGSFGFADMLQRLDEALDEARHGDHARRLRERMRAQYPVALIDEFQDTSPLQTRIFDRLYRIAGNARDSTLLLIGDPKQSIYGFRGADIYSYLNVRRQTEGRHYLLGTNHRSTQALVQAVNSVFARAEAFDAGAFLLGSAGLASPLPFQPVAARGRGEVFVCSSGAVPALQLWLDLDLQDGRASLQRFGEVCAETIVSLLNDEKAGFLNETQGRFQRLRPADIAVLVRNAREASAVREAMRRRGLASVYLSDKDSVFASDEARDLLAWLRAVASPLDARLVRAALASPTLGLSLVELAELARDDEAFDLRSEQLKALHSVWQQQGVLSMLRQTLHRLQLPSRWLAAGLTLQVSGERRLTNVLHLAELLQSASSQLDGEQALIRWLAAQIAEPGSTGGEEQIVRLESDADLVRVVTVHKSKGLEYPLVFLPFAASFRAVDKRRARYVKLEQQLHLEPDAEQIAAADLERQREDLRLFYVALTRARHALWLGVSALKVGQSDDCQVHRSALGYVLGGGVPQTPEELWSSAEDLAAGDPAGIHLSRLIYRPDWPCSALQARGSAPPLREAEVYEAQFERRWTVSSFSALVRALSSAKAPALDAGRLISDAAARDDEDRLADPEAAALAAQAPAETQTSSSVSLLPAWHRFPRGAFAGNFLHDQLEWLAGEGFALAESPALQAQLRARCERQGWGNWSDEVLSWLSRLLQTPLPPLSEGASLARLDALLPEMEFWFPSSGLSSQSIDALCRQHLLGGRPRPALPERALQGLMMGFADLVFEQGGRFWVLDYKSNALGERDADYDHEVLEAAMAEHRYDVQAALYLLALHRLLRQRLGELYEPAQHLGGALYLFMRGMDGPEAGCLWVRPPLALLEGLEDLIDAQHQEEEKVEEV is encoded by the coding sequence ATGATCGCCTTCGTGAACACCCCGGGCATTCCCCTCGACCCCCTGAGCTTCCCGCTCTGGGGCAGCCGCCTGATTGAGGCCAGCGCCGGCACCGGCAAGACCTGGACGATTGCGGCCCTCTACCTGCGCCTGGTGCTGGGCCATGGCGGCGAGGAGGCGGCTTTTGAGCGGCCGCTGCAGCCGGCCGAGATTCTGGTGATGACCTTCACCCGCGCGGCCACGCGCGAGCTGTCTGACCGCATCCGCGCACGCTTGCTGGAGGCGGCGCGGGTGTTCCGCGGCGAGTTGGCCGCCCCCGATGGGCTGCTGCAAGCCCTGCTCGAGGCCTACCCCGAAGGCCCCGGCCGCCGCGCTGCAGCCTGGCGCCTGGCCGCCGCGGCCGAGGGCATGGACGAAGCGGCCGTGCACACCATCGACGCCTGGTGCCAGCGCATGCTGCGCGAGCATGCCTTCGACAGCGGCTGCCTGTTCGACGAAGAGCTGGTGGCCAACGAGCGCCTGCTGCTGGACGGCGCCACCCAGGACTACTGGCGCCAGCAGGTCTACCCGCTTGCTGGCGAGCAGCTCGATGCCGTGTTCGAGGTCTGGCCTGGTGTGGCCGCGCTGGGCGCCGATGCCCAGGCCTTGATGGCTCAGGAGTTGGACCAGGCGAGTGAGGGCGCCGGTTTTCAGCAGGCGCTGCCGGGCTCGCTGGGCGCGCTGATCGAGGCGCTGCAAGCCCGGCGGCGTGAGGCCTTGGCCTTGTTGAAGGATGGCTGGGTCGAGCGCGCCGAGGCCATGCAACGCTGGATTGATGTGCAGCTAGCACCCAAGCAATGCGCCTTCGACAAGCGCAAGCTGGCGACGCGGCATTACACCGCCTGGCTGAAAACCCTGGCCGAATGGGCGCTCGATCCCGAGCAGGAGACGCTGGAACTCAGCGATTCGGCCCTCAAGCGCTTGCCGCTCCGCGGCATGAAAGAAGCGCTCAAGCCCGATGCTGCGGAGCCCGACTGGCCGCCCGAGTTCGCCGCCTTCGAAGAGTTGCTCGCCGGCCTGGCCGCCTTGCCCTCGGCCAGCGCGCCGCTGCGCCTGCATGCGGCCCTGCACATCCGCGATCGCCTGGCCGAGCTCAAGCGCCAGGACGGCAGCTTCGGTTTTGCTGACATGCTGCAGCGCCTGGACGAGGCCCTCGATGAAGCGCGGCATGGCGACCATGCGCGCCGCCTGCGCGAGCGCATGCGGGCCCAGTACCCGGTGGCCTTGATCGATGAGTTCCAGGACACCTCGCCGCTGCAGACCCGCATCTTCGACCGGCTCTACCGCATCGCCGGCAACGCGCGCGACAGCACGCTCTTGCTGATCGGCGACCCCAAGCAATCGATCTACGGTTTCCGTGGCGCCGATATTTACAGTTATCTGAACGTACGCCGCCAGACCGAGGGCCGCCACTATCTGCTGGGCACCAACCACCGCTCGACGCAAGCCTTGGTTCAGGCAGTCAACAGCGTGTTCGCCCGGGCCGAGGCCTTTGACGCCGGCGCCTTCTTGCTGGGCAGCGCCGGGCTGGCCAGTCCCTTGCCCTTCCAGCCCGTGGCGGCGCGCGGGCGGGGTGAGGTGTTCGTCTGCAGCAGCGGTGCCGTTCCCGCGTTGCAGCTGTGGCTGGACCTGGATTTGCAGGACGGCCGCGCCAGCCTGCAGCGCTTTGGTGAGGTGTGCGCCGAGACCATCGTCAGCCTGCTCAATGATGAGAAAGCCGGGTTCTTGAATGAAACCCAGGGCAGATTCCAGCGCCTGCGCCCGGCCGACATCGCTGTGCTGGTGCGCAATGCCCGCGAGGCCTCGGCCGTGCGCGAGGCCATGCGGCGCCGTGGCCTGGCCTCGGTCTACCTGTCGGACAAGGACTCGGTCTTCGCCAGCGATGAGGCCCGCGACCTGCTGGCCTGGCTGCGCGCCGTGGCTTCCCCGCTCGATGCCCGCCTGGTGCGCGCCGCCCTGGCCAGCCCGACCTTGGGGCTGAGCCTGGTTGAGCTGGCCGAACTGGCCCGCGACGACGAAGCCTTTGATCTGCGCAGCGAGCAGCTCAAGGCCTTGCACAGTGTCTGGCAGCAGCAGGGTGTCTTGAGCATGTTGCGCCAGACCCTGCACCGTTTGCAGCTGCCCAGCCGTTGGCTGGCCGCAGGCCTGACGTTGCAGGTCAGCGGTGAGCGCCGCTTGACCAATGTGCTGCACTTGGCCGAGCTCTTGCAGTCGGCCAGCAGCCAACTGGACGGCGAGCAGGCCCTGATCCGCTGGCTGGCGGCCCAGATCGCCGAGCCCGGCAGCACCGGCGGCGAGGAGCAGATCGTGCGCCTGGAGAGCGACGCCGATCTGGTCAGGGTGGTGACGGTGCACAAATCCAAGGGCCTGGAGTACCCACTGGTGTTCCTGCCCTTTGCCGCCAGCTTCCGCGCCGTGGACAAGCGCCGCGCGCGCTACGTCAAGCTGGAGCAGCAGCTGCATCTGGAGCCCGATGCCGAGCAGATCGCCGCCGCCGATCTGGAGCGCCAGCGCGAGGACCTGCGCTTGTTCTACGTGGCCCTAACCCGCGCCCGCCATGCCCTGTGGCTGGGCGTCTCGGCCTTGAAAGTGGGGCAGAGCGACGATTGCCAGGTGCACCGCAGCGCCCTGGGCTATGTGCTCGGTGGCGGTGTGCCGCAGACGCCGGAGGAGCTCTGGAGCTCGGCCGAGGATCTGGCCGCTGGCGACCCGGCTGGCATTCACTTGAGCCGCCTGATCTACCGCCCGGACTGGCCCTGCAGCGCCTTGCAAGCGCGCGGGTCGGCGCCGCCGTTGCGCGAAGCCGAGGTGTACGAGGCCCAGTTCGAGCGCCGCTGGACGGTCAGCAGCTTCTCGGCCCTGGTGCGCGCGCTGAGCAGCGCCAAGGCGCCGGCCCTGGATGCCGGCCGCCTGATCAGCGACGCTGCCGCGCGCGACGACGAAGACCGCCTGGCTGACCCTGAGGCGGCGGCCCTGGCGGCGCAGGCGCCCGCTGAAACCCAAACATCAAGCAGCGTCAGCCTGTTGCCCGCCTGGCACCGCTTCCCGCGTGGCGCTTTTGCCGGCAATTTTCTGCACGATCAGCTGGAATGGTTGGCCGGTGAGGGCTTTGCCCTGGCCGAGTCTCCGGCCCTGCAAGCCCAGCTGCGAGCGCGCTGCGAGCGTCAGGGCTGGGGCAACTGGTCGGACGAGGTCTTGAGCTGGTTGAGTCGCCTGCTGCAAACGCCGCTGCCGCCGCTGAGCGAGGGCGCTTCGCTGGCGCGCCTGGACGCGCTGCTGCCGGAAATGGAGTTCTGGTTCCCCAGCAGCGGGCTGAGCTCGCAGTCCATCGACGCGCTCTGCCGCCAGCATCTGCTCGGCGGCCGGCCGCGTCCGGCCCTGCCGGAGCGGGCGCTGCAGGGTTTGATGATGGGCTTTGCCGACCTGGTTTTCGAGCAGGGCGGGCGTTTCTGGGTCTTGGACTACAAGTCCAATGCCCTGGGTGAGCGCGATGCCGATTACGACCATGAGGTCCTCGAGGCTGCCATGGCCGAACACCGTTATGACGTGCAGGCCGCGCTCTACCTGCTGGCCCTGCACCGCCTGCTGCGCCAGCGCCTGGGCGAGCTTTACGAGCCGGCCCAGCACCTGGGCGGCGCGCTCTACCTCTTCATGCGCGGCATGGACGGCCCCGAGGCTGGCTGCCTGTGGGTGCGGCCGCCGCTGGCGCTGTTGGAGGGGCTTGAGGATCTGATCGATGCGCAGCACCAGGAAGAAGAAAAAGTAGAAGAGGTATGA